The following are encoded together in the Triticum dicoccoides isolate Atlit2015 ecotype Zavitan chromosome 6B, WEW_v2.0, whole genome shotgun sequence genome:
- the LOC119326671 gene encoding cytochrome P450 716B1-like: protein MDYLGIVVALVVAASSIAIHLLSRAKKRQPANLPPGSLGLPVIGQSLGLLRAMRGGDGGSRWIQDRIDKYGPVSKLSLFGTPTVLLAGPAANKFLFFSSALSTRQPRSVQRILGENSILGLHGADHGRVRGALLEFLKPDMLKMYVGRIDAEVRRHVEENWAGRGTVTVLPLMKRLTFDIISALLFGLERGAVRDALAGDFARMVEGMWAVPANLPFTAFSRSLKASGRARRVLAGITREKKARRCQPEHRKAPSRSNDLITCLLGLTDGHGERLLSDEEIVDNAMVALIAGHDTSSILMTFMVRHLANDDATLAAMVQEHEEIARSKGDGEALTWEDLTRMKFTWRVAQEILRIVPPLFGNFRRALEDVEFDGYLIPKGWQVFWTANVTHMDASIFHEPAKFDPSRFENQAAPPCSFVAFGAGPRLCPGMDFSRIETLVTMHHLVRQFRWKLCCKENTFVRDPMPSPLRGLPIQIQHKTSPPPS, encoded by the exons ATGGATTATTTGGGCATAGTCGTGGCACTGGTTGTCGCCGCCTCGTCCATTGCCATCCACCTCCTCAGCAGGGCCAAGAAAAGACAGCCGGCCAACCTGCCCCCGGGCTCCCTCGGCCTGCCGGTGATCGGCCAGAGCCTCGGCCTCCTCCGGGCCatgcgcggcggcgacggcggcagccgGTGGATACAGGACCGGATCGACAAGTACGGGCCCGTGTCGAAGCTGTCGCTGTTCGGCACGCCGACGGTGCTCCTGGCCGGACCGGCGGCCAACAAGTTCCTCTTCTTCAGCAGCGCGCTCTCGACGCGGCAGCCCCGGTCCGTGCAGCGGATCCTCGGGGAGAACAGCATCCTGGGCCTCCACGGCGCCGACCACGGGCGCGTCCGCGGCGCTCTGCTCGAGTTCCTCAAGCCGGACATGCTCAAGATGTACGTGGGCAGGATCGACGCCGAGGTGCGGCGGCACGTGGAGGAGAACTGGGCCGGCCGCGGGACCGTGACGGTGCTGCCGCTGATGAAGCGGCTGACGTTCGACATCATCTCCGCGCTGCTCTTCGGGCTCGAGAGGGGCGCCGTGCGGGACGCGCTGGCCGGCGACTTCGCGCGCATGGTCGAGGGCATGTGGGCCGTCCCGGCGAACCTGCCGTTTACGGCGTTCAGCCGGAGCCTCAAGGCCAGCGGCAGAGCCCGGCGGGTGCTGGCGGGGATCACGCGGGAGAAGAAGGCCAGGCGGTGCCAGCCGGAGCACCGCAAGGCGCCGTCGCGGAGCAACGACCTCATAACCTGCCTGCTCGGCCTGACGGACGGCCATGGCGAGCGGCTGCTGAGCGACGAGGAGATCGTGGACAACGCCATGGTCGCCCTCATCGCCGGCCACGACACGTCGTCCATCCTGATGACGTTCATGGTCCGCCACCTCGCCAACGATGACGCCACCCTCGCCGCCATGGTCCAAG AGCATGAAGAGATCGCCAGGAGCAAAGGCGACGGAGAGGCTCTCACATGGGAAGATCTGACGAGGATGAAGTTCACATGGCGAGTCGCCCAGGAGATCCTCCGCATCGTCCCTCCACTCTTCGGCAACTTCAGAAGAGCGCTGGAGGACGTGGAGTTCGACGGCTACCTCATCCCAAAAGGATGGCAG GTGTTCTGGACGGCGAACGTGACGCACATGGACGCGAGCATCTTCCACGAGCCGGCCAAGTTCGACCCGTCACGGTTCGAGAACCAGgccgcgccgccgtgctccttcgtCGCCTTTGGGGCCGGCCCGAGGCTATGCCCCGGGATGGACTTCTCCCGGATCGAGACGCTGGTGACGATGCACCACCTCGTGAGGCAGTTCAGATGGAAGCTCTGCTGCAAGGAGAACACCTTTGTGAGGGACCCCATGCCGTCGCCGCTGCGTGGCCTGCCCATCCAAATCCAGCACAAGACCTCCCCTCCTCCATCGTGA